The Toxorhynchites rutilus septentrionalis strain SRP chromosome 1, ASM2978413v1, whole genome shotgun sequence genome contains the following window.
CGTACATTCCGTATAACGTCTTAACCTTTTTGATAGAGCACTCAACCGTTGTACATGGGTGTCGAGGATCTCAATGATGCGGTTTTCATTAAGATCAGAGAGCTCTGCCGgcttcacaatttcagcaactCCACGAATCAGTTTTCGCGATCGACTTCCCCTCTTGTACTGCGTTAGTCGACCGATTTTTACTCGGAGCGTTTGGACACGACCTTCCAGGCGTCTCATCCAAGCAGGTTTCGGTTTTTTGGAGAGTACGCGGTTCTGTCTATCGTCTTGGTGAAAGGTGCGCATTCCTAACGTCCGTACAACAGCTACAGTTCCACAGTAAACGATAAATTGCAGCTCCTCTAGATTCTCTACCACTTCCAGGTACACAGGTAAAACTTCCTGGTCGAGTACTTGGACGGCACTCGTTAGTCGGTGGGAATACTGCAACTTCGGAATCTTGTGTCGGGTTAAGGGGTCCGTTCCGTAAAACTGGGTCACTGCTGCATCCATGTGGAAAGCCAATTCGTTCTTTAATTGACCTCGTTGTTGATCCTCTGCCGGCTCTTGTCCTCTAGGCTCATCCACTGGATCCGGTGGTGGTGCAATAGATTCGCGCCTTTCACTAGCGAACGATGCACTCAGCCTAGCAGAGCTCCTTCTCGACATATCGCTCGatcttccactctctctacgCAGTTCTCGTTGCACTTCCAACTTGATGGCCTCTATTTCAGCCGGGGACAGCATGTTGTGTGACAAAATCGCTCGTCTCCGTGTGTAGAGCTTATTCCGATCTAGTTGGCCGGCAAATCGTGGGAACTGCTCGTTGAACATTTCCAGCATTCTTGGTCTGCCggacatgtccgtctccaatctTGTGCAGACATAATAGCTcgaatcacgaattcattcatctctCTCGTCCACATGATTCGTTGCCGTTGGCGGCCTGTCAATGTGAGCGACTGACGTCGTCCAATCGCAGCATCATTTGCAGGTGCAGCATTGCCATTGTGATTTCTTGTGCTGCGGGTTCTGTTTAGCGTTCGGTTTACGGGCTGAGCCCGATGACTAGGGGTCCGCTCTTGCACCAATTCCtctagccgctggccgctcgcatgtacgcccgttccaggaccagctccagtccgGGGGCCCTCCTCAGGCGATCGTATTACTATAATTCTCCGATTTCTCAATTGCATTATTGGTAGTTTTCCTTTTCCCGGGAAAACACGGGTTGGCACAGGTTGCTTCTTAGAGTCCTCAACCTGCCTGAAGGACGGTATCTCAGCCGTTCCTAACCTGGAATACAGACGCTGTTGTGGGCCGCTCCTAACATGGAGAACAGACGCTACACTAGTCCCCCTTCCCTGTTTGCATACGACCcaaggtcccaccggggttggttaaaCGATCTTTCCAAGGGTTGCTCGCATCTCAGCTAGTACCTCGTGAAGGTAGGGATCGGAGTTCCTGGGCAGAGGCTAAAGGTCGCAATGGGAACTACGAGACACGTGCACCAGGCTTAACTaactttattattattattattattattgttaggATTACAACTAACAGCAAAGACCCCTCGACCGTTCGCCTAACGCATGCATTGCCAACATTTACACACAAGACATACAAAACAATAGTGAATTCCACACAAAGGAAAAAAGGTTCAATTACAACAATAGGATACACAGAGtaaacacataagttattataATACCCTAAAATTTGCATGCAAAGTTTCCTAAACGCAGAATAAGTgaaattgtatttgttgctgttTATTGTTATTTGTGAAGATTAAAAGTAAGTAATTGTCCATTTTTCTGTAAGCATATAAATTACAATAAATATGTTTACAGCTTCGAGCTAACTTTGAGCAAAAATCAAGTTTGCTTCGGGGAATCCGAATCTTCAGCAACAAAATCTCGAAGTTTTATGGTCGAGAAATAATGCATCGGAGGTCCAACGTTCGTCAAACGAGATCCCAAGCGAGGGCGTTGCGAGAGCGACAAGCAAACCTCCACATCGGCAGCGACCAAGCGCTATTGCGTGATCCAGCTAAAGATAACACCCGCGTTAAGTTATCTTCCGACAATGAACGCGCAGAAGCGTTCGATTGTGCTGGATGTCAGCGACCGAACAATAGTGAACCAATGGTGCGATGTCGAGATTGTCTGTGTTATTGGCATTATTCATGTGCGAATGTGAATTCAACAACAGTTCATATGGAACCATTCGTCTGCGCAACATGCATTCAACCAATCCGTTTTGCCCCAATTCGTCCCTCTTCTAGTGCCTTGAGTACCCACAGTGTACGACAAACACGAATATCCCGTGAACTAGAGAGGTTGGAGGAAGAGAGACAATTGGAGGAACAAATTCATCGGGAACGAGTCGAGCAGGAGAAATTACTCCAAGAAAGGGCTAGACGAGAAACACTTGATCGGCAACGGCAATTCATTGCCCGTAAATATGAGATCTTGAGTCAAGGGGATGAAGATAACGACGATCTGAGGAGTGGGTCCTCAAACAATCAACTCCGCGCACTCCAAAAGAAGCCACTGGTGGACAAAATATTCGTATGCTCAACTTAGCGGACCAGCTAGCCGCAGTAATGGATGTCGAGACCACTGGTAGCATAACTATGGAAGACTCGCTTGGCCAAAGAGATGAAGGTGCACACGCTGTGGAACGTATATTACTCCAGGATCCTGTCTACCCTCCGTTATCACCGGTAAACGTTCGAACCTACTACGAGTTCTTAGAGGAACCTACAACGGGGGTCATTCCTAAGGTGATCAAGAATGAGACGTTGTACGAAAAGTGGCGGTCTGAAACTCACAATATTCGGAGACTTCAGGATTTAAAGGCAGAGCACAAGAAGGAAAATGATATACGACGGAATCGTGAATTGGATTTAATTGAACAGATGAAGCAGATGGAGCTTCAGAAGCGAGAAGAACTGGAGGATCAACGAGCGAAAGAGGCTGATCTGAAAGCGAAACTAGAGCAGCGGGAACGTGAACAGGCGCTCATTGAGGAGAGGAAACAGAACGAGATGGCTGCAGTGCAGAACGAACTGAAGCGGCTGAGGACAATCGAGCAGCGGTTCCTGCAGCAGAACTATTTTCATCGACAGCAGCAGATGGTTGACGGCCACTTAAGTGGGACTGAATTTGTTCCAGATGGATTGTGTCCAAGGTTTCATCAGCGAGCAGCATCAGTGATAAATGTGCAGTCATCGGTAGCGAACAACCGACCAGCAGGAACAGTAGGTAACACCCCCGTACCCCTTCGTACCAACATGCCACCGGTGAGTGTTCAGAATTTGATTCCAAACAATTTACCTCACACTCAAATAAACACTAGCCCCTCGTATTTGTGTCATTCTTTTATTGAAAATGGTTTCCCATCGCCGATCAGTACCCCTATGGGTGATCGCAGCTGTTACAATATAACAGAAACTCCTCCAATATTGCCGTCCCCCCATGTTGCGTCTGGTCCACCGAACCATTGGTCTGTCCCGAGTTCATTTGTGATAAATCCACCTATGTCGAGTAGTGAAATTTTGTCAGCAGAAGTTGTCCCATCGTCCCAGCAGTTGGCAGCCAGGCAAGTCGTGTCGAAGGACTTGCCTGTTTTCTCCGGAGACCCAGTGGACTGGCCACTCTTCTACAGTAGCTATCAACACTCGACTCAGGTATGCGGCTATTCAAATTCGGAGAATCTACTTCGTTTGCAACGAAGTCTCAAAGGTCGTGCCAGAGAGGCGGTTAGCAGCTTTCTACTTCATCCCACAACGATACCTCAAGTGATATCAACGCTGCAAACTCTGTTTGGGAGACCCGAACATATCATCCACAACATGATTTCGAAAGTGCGAGCAATCCCTGCACCGAGGGCGGACCGACTCGAATCGCTTGTGAGCTTCGGTCTTGCGGTGCAAAATCTGTGTGGACATCTAAAGGCGATCCGGCTGGAGAAACACCTGTCGAACCCCATGCTGTTGCAAGAATTGGTCGATAAGCTGCCGGCTAATGTTAAACTTAGTTGGGCGCTACACCAGGAGCAGGTGCCGATGATCGACCTCAGTGTGTTCGGCGAATACATGGGGAAGATTGTATCAGCCACTAGCAGTGTAACCGGTTTCAGCACATTCTCGCAGAAACCATCGAAGGATTCCCGATCCAACGAGAAAGCTTACGTGAACTCTCATACGACTTCAAATGAACGAGTAGGCGAACGTGACGAGAACGCATTCAATCATTTTTCAGACAAACAAACAACAGGAAACAATATGTGCCTGGCATGTGGAGTTGGAATTCATCAGGTGGCACGATGTCTGTCCTTCAAAAGACTTTCTCTCGACGATAGGTGGAAACTGGTAAAAGAATACAAACTCTGTCGTCGCTGTCTAACGCCACACGTTCGGTGGCCTTGCAAAGGAGAAGCCTGTGGGATCAACGGTTGTCAGAAAAAACATCACCGTCTTCTGCATTCGGACTGCCCGTTAGCAGCAACATCATCAACCCAAAAGTCAACGAACGCGACTGTTACGGTTCATCGTCAAGTCAGCTCATCTACATTGTTCCGAGTTCTTCCGGTGACGTTATATGGGAAAAATGGCCAGGTTAACACATTGGCATTTCTCGATGACGGCTCATCAATCACTCTGGTTGAACAGTCGTTGGTTAATGAACTTGGAGTGAACGGCCCATCGGAATCTTTGTGCATTCAGTGGACGGGGGGtgtgaagaaacaaattgcagATACAAACCGAATACAACTCCAGATTTCCGCAGTAGGTAGCAACAAGCGCTTCAAACTTGGCGAGGCGTATACTGTGGAAGATCTTGGACTCCCAGAACAGTCCTTGGACTTCAGCGACATGTCTTCACGATTCAAACACCTCGAAGGCGTGCCGGTACAGAGTTTTGACGCAGCAGCACCGGGAGTTCTAATTGGCTTAAACAACACACACTTGTTGTTTACACTCAAGCTTCGCGAAGGTCGACCAAATGAACCGATAGCGACGAAAACGCGTATTGGCTGGTCAGTTTACGGAAGTCAGCGTGGAACTGAAGGCAATATGCAGCATCGACAGTTACACATTTGTGCGAAGACAGTCGACGAAAATCTGCATGATTACGTGAAGAATTTTTTCTCCGTTGAAAGCCTTGGAGTAGCACTTGTCCCTCAGGTGGAAGGAGTCGACGAACAACGAGCTCGTAGAATCCTAGAAGAGACCACGGTGCGTACGACTAGTGGAAGACTTCAAACAGGGCTGATATGGAAGTATGATGGAGTAGAATTACCTGATAGTCGACCTTTGGCGGAGAAGAGGTTGAGGTGCTTAGAGAAGCGGCTGTCCAGGGATCCTGTACTGTACAGCAAAGTTCGTCAGCAAATGTCAGACTACTTGGAGAAAGGCTATTCACACAAAGCAACCGTCGAGGAATTGAGTCGCTTCGATCCACGTCGCACATGGTATCTCCCTATCGGTATAGTTCTCAATCCCAGAAAACCGGACAAGGTGAGAGTAATCTGGGACGCTGCAGCCAAAGTCGAAGGTATTTCATTGAATTCGATGCTGCTAAAGGGCCCAGATCTTCTAACTTCGCTTCTGTCTGTATTGTTCGGGTATCGTGAACGTGAGGTGGCAATTTCTGGAGATCTTAAAGAAATGTTCCATCAACTTCTTATCCGGGAGGAAGATCGTTGCGCGTTACTGTTCCTATGGAGAAACTATCCAGAGATGCCAATCGAAGTCATGGTGATGAATGTTGCGATCTTCGGCGCGTCGTGTTCCCCAACACAAGCTATATTTGCAATGAACCTGAACGCTGAGGAAAACGAAGTCGACCACCCAAGGGCAGCCATCGCAATCAAGCACCATCACTATATGGACGACTATTTGGATAGTGTCGATACGGACGTGGAGGCTGTTAAGTTGGCATTGGAAGTAGCGGAAGTTCACTCAAAGGCTGGCTTCGAAATCAGGAATTGGTTGTCGAACAAGAAGACGGTGCTTGAAAAAATCGGCGAAATGAATCCTAAGTCCGTAAAATGCTTCACTACCGACAAGGAAATGGACAAAGAGAGACTCCTTGGGATGATCTGGCTGCCGGAAGAAGACGTATTTTCGTTTGCGCTCAGTTTCCGGGAAGACCTGCTGAAAATAGTATCAGGAGAAACAATTCCGACTAAACGGGAAATGCTAAAAGTTACAATGAGCATCTTTGATCCTCTAGGTATCGTGGCAGCCTTCGTTATACACGGGAAGGTTCTTGTTCAAGATGTCTGGAGGTCCAAAATCGATTGGGATGAAAAAATTCCCTGGGAAATCTTCTGCCGTTGGAAACAGTGGCTTTCTGTGCTCCGCAAGATGAATACAGTCAAAGTCGATCGCTGTTATTTCCCAGGGTACAACCCTGACTGCTATAACTCCCTGAATCTGCACGTCTTCATATACGCTGGCGAGGAAGCCTACGCTGCAGCAGCCTATTTTCGCGTTGTGGACAATGGTCGTGTTCGTTGTATTCTGGTGTCTTCGAAGACGAAAGTCGCTCCACTCCAACCCCTCTCCATACCTAGATTGGAGTTGCAAGCCGCAGTACTTGGGGCTCGTTTGCGGAAGACGATTGAGGAGAAGCATTCGCTCAAAATTCAACGCACCTTTTTCTGGAGCGACTCCTCTACAGTCATCGCATGGATTAAATCGGACGCTCGTCGCTATAGACAATTCGTGGCCTTTCGAGTTAATGAAATCCTCAGCCTGTCATCCGTTCAGGAGTGGCGGTGGGTGCCCACAAAACTCAACGTTGCTGACGAAGCCACTAAGTGGGGAAAAGGACCATCTTTTGATCCAGACAGCCGATGGTATCGTGGACCTAAATTTCTGTATGACAGCGAACACGAATGGCCAAGGGATTGCAGAGAAGAAAATAGCACTACAGCGGAGGAACTTCGTTCAGCTTTTGTTCATAAACATCACGTTATCGAGCAAGTGGTAAAGTTAGAGCGATTTTCTCGGTTGGAACGACTACTACGGAGCATGGCTTACGTCGTGCGATTCATCGACTCATCGGTTGATCAGAGAAAAACCGTTGCAGTTGGACGCGTTAACTACGGAGGAGCTGCAGAACGCCGAACGGTGTCTATGGCGAATTGCTCAGAGCGATGAATTCCCGGATGAAGTGGCAGTGTTCAAACATAATCTTCAGTCGGACCCAACACATCGTCGTAAACTGGATCGAAATAGTCCCCTGAAAAAAACTCACTCCAGCAATCGACGAGTTCAACGTACTTCGTGTTGACGGTCGTATTCAGGAAGCAGATTTCGTTGACTACGACACCAGAAACCCAATCATCCTGCCTAGAGGACATCCGGTAACCGACCTCCTACTGGACTGGTATCATCGAAAATTCCAGCATGCAAATGATGAAACAGTAGTAAACGAAGTCAGGCAGCGTTTCTATATACCGAAGCTGAGAGTACAGGTGCGATTGGTGAGGAAACGATGTATGTGGTGCCGAGTGTATAAGGCAGCCCCGGCTGCACCCAGAATGGGACCACTTCCAAAAGCCAGAGTCCGTTCACTATGGTTGGAATTGATCTTTTTGGACCTTACATCATCCGACCACCGACAGGAAGAAGTTCCCTGAAACGGTGGGTCGTTTTATTCACCTGCTTGACAACCAGGGCGGTGCACTTGGAGATTGCAGCCAACTTATCGACGGATTCCTGCAAGAAAGCGATTCGTCGATTCATCGGCCGCAGAGGTGCTCCACTTGAAATCTACTCAGACAACGGGACAAATTTTGTCGGTGCGAGTAGAGAGCTAGTGAAGGAAATTAAAATTATCAATAAGGATATCAGCAGCACGTTCACCGACACCCAGACTCAGTGGCGGTTTAATCCGCCGTCCGCACCACACATGGGGGGGATGCTGGGAAAGGATGGTGCGTTCAGTAAAAGCCGCTTTGGGAGCTCTCCCAACCGTTCGCACACTCGACGAGGAGTCATTCGCAACTGTACTCGTTGCGGCGGAGTTCATGGTCAACTCAAGACCTCTCACTTTCGTCCCGCTGGAAACCGCTGAACACGAGTCGCTCACACCAAACCACTTCCTCCTCCTCAGCTCATCAGGGGTACGACAGCCGATCAAGACTCCTGTGGACGAAAAAGCCGCAATCCAAAACAGCTGGAACATGATTCAGAACACGCTTGATCAAATTTGGCGGCGATGGGTCAACGAATACCTCCCAACCATTACTCGAAGGACTAAGTGGTTCGAAAATATCAGACCTATACGAGAGGGTGAGCTAGTTGTATTAGTCGACAATAATGTTAGGAATCGGTGGCTAAGGGGTCGGGTGGTACGAACATATCCAGGTAAAGATGGTACAGTACGAAGGGCTGATGTACGGAATCCGGCGGCATTATATCACGACCGGTCATCAAACTAGCTGTTCTCGATGTGAATGCAGAATGTGACGCCGAAGCAGGAGTTCTGGCGACACAAGGGGGGGAATGTTAGGATTACAACTAACAGCAAAGACCCCTCGACCGTTCGCCTAACGCATGCATTGCCAACATTTACACACAAGACATACAAAACAATAGTGAATTCCACACAAAGGAAAAAAGGTTCAATTACAACAATAGGATACACAGAGtaaacacataagttattataATACCCTAAAATTTGCATGCAAAGTTTCCTAAACGCAGAATAAGTgaaattgtatttgttgctgttTATTGTTATTTGTGAAGATTAAAAGTAAGTAATTGTCCATTGTTCTGTAAGCATATAAATTACAATAAATATGTTTACAGCTTCGAGCTAACTTTGAGCAAAAATCAAGTTTGCTTCGGGGAATCCGAATCTTCAGCaacaattattattattattattaatttattaatcCATCTCACTCATAGTCTTAATGAATATAACTTAACCTAATGATGTGGAGGATGTCTAGAGCGAAGGATTTTCTGTCCAAACACTGTCGAAGACATATCGAAATAAAGCAAATGTGACACTTCGTTGAATGCTCTTGTTATAGTGGACATCTGCTCAAAGTAACCGAAAAGCGAGCGGTGGAATGGAACAGCCAGCATCTGATCCAGATATCGTCGTTGAATCCGGGTGGGAGCGTTCAGTGACATTTTTGCAAGTA
Protein-coding sequences here:
- the LOC129780638 gene encoding uncharacterized protein LOC129780638 → MDVETTGSITMEDSLGQRDEGAHAVERILLQDPVYPPLSPVNVRTYYEFLEEPTTGVIPKVIKNETLYEKWRSETHNIRRLQDLKAEHKKENDIRRNRELDLIEQMKQMELQKREELEDQRAKEADLKAKLEQREREQALIEERKQNEMAAVQNELKRLRTIEQRFLQQNYFHRQQQMVDGHLSGTEFVPDGLCPRFHQRAASVINVQSSVANNRPAGTVGNTPVPLRTNMPPVSVQNLIPNNLPHTQINTSPSYLCHSFIENGFPSPISTPMGDRSCYNITETPPILPSPHVASGPPNHWSVPSSFVINPPMSSSEILSAEVVPSSQQLAARQVVSKDLPVFSGDPVDWPLFYSSYQHSTQVCGYSNSENLLRLQRSLKGRAREAVSSFLLHPTTIPQVISTLQTLFGRPEHIIHNMISKVRAIPAPRADRLESLVSFGLAVQNLCGHLKAIRLEKHLSNPMLLQELVDKLPANVKLSWALHQEQVPMIDLSVFGEYMGKIVSATSSVTGFSTFSQKPSKDSRSNEKAYVNSHTTSNERVGERDENAFNHFSDKQTTGNNMCLACGVGIHQVARCLSFKRLSLDDRWKLVKEYKLCRRCLTPHVRWPCKGEACGINGCQKKHHRLLHSDCPLAATSSTQKSTNATVTVHRQVSSSTLFRVLPVTLYGKNGQVNTLAFLDDGSSITLVEQSLVNELGVNGPSESLCIQWTGGVKKQIADTNRIQLQISAVGSNKRFKLGEAYTVEDLGLPEQSLDFSDMSSRFKHLEGVPVQSFDAAAPGVLIGLNNTHLLFTLKLREGRPNEPIATKTRIGWSVYGSQRGTEGNMQHRQLHICAKTVDENLHDYVKNFFSVESLGVALVPQVEGVDEQRARRILEETTVRTTSGRLQTGLIWKYDGVELPDSRPLAEKRLRCLEKRLSRDPVLYSKVRQQMSDYLEKGYSHKATVEELSRFDPRRTWYLPIGIVLNPRKPDKVRVIWDAAAKVEGISLNSMLLKGPDLLTSLLSVLFGYREREVAISGDLKEMFHQLLIREEDRCALLFLWRNYPEMPIEVMVMNVAIFGASCSPTQAIFAMNLNAEENEVDHPRAAIAIKHHHYMDDYLDSVDTDVEAVKLALEVAEVHSKAGFEIRNWLSNKKTVLEKIGEMNPKSVKCFTTDKEMDKERLLGMIWLPEEDVFSFALSFREDLLKIVSGETIPTKREMLKVTMSIFDPLGIVAAFVIHGKVLVQDVWRSKIDWDEKIPWEIFCRWKQWLSVLRKMNTVKVDRCYFPGYNPDCYNSLNLHVFIYAGEEAYAAAAYFRVVDNGRVRCILVSSKTKVAPLQPLSIPRLELQAAVLGARLRKTIEEKHSLKIQRTFFWSDSSTVIAWIKSDARRYRQFVAFRVNEILSLSSVQEWRWVPTKLNVADEATKWGKGPSFDPDSRWYRGPKFLYDSEHEWPRDCREENSTTAEELRSAFVHKHHVIEQVVKLERFSRLERLLRSMAYVVRFIDSSVDQRKTVAVGRVNYGGAAERRTVSMANCSER